The following proteins come from a genomic window of Meles meles chromosome 1, mMelMel3.1 paternal haplotype, whole genome shotgun sequence:
- the GUCA2B gene encoding guanylate cyclase activator 2B — protein MSGRMVLGLLPGVAVVFLLLLQDTHSVSIQYQGFQVQLESVKKLRDLEEQRGPNPSSVSRLQAQSLVPSVCHHPALPPDLQPVCASKEAVRVFQALKSIANDDCELCVNVACTGCL, from the exons ATGAGTGGCAGGATGGTGTTGGGGCTCCTGCCCGGGGTGGCTGTGGTCTTCCTCCTGCTGCTGCAGGACACACACTCAGTCTCCATTCAG TACCAAGGCTTCCAGGTCCAGTTGGAATCAGTGAAGAAGCTGAGGGACCTCGAGGAGCAGAGGGGGCCCAACCCCTCCAGTGTCTCCAGACTCCAGGCCCAGAGCCTTGTGCCTTCCGTGTGTCACCACCCGGCCCTGCCGCCGGACCTCCAGCCCGTCTGCGCATCCAAGGAAGCTGTCCGCGTCTTCCAGGCCTTGA AGAGCATTGCTAACGACGACTGCGAGCTGTGTGTGAATGTCGCCTGCACTGGCTGCCTCTGA